The following proteins are encoded in a genomic region of Chloracidobacterium sp.:
- a CDS encoding AAA family ATPase → MIPHDPSRPQINPREIVLNGRESVLHELISKTGYIPDDRIFSDFCESLKSGRAWLISGTRGSGKTAFPEALAECCNLSMCVVAGRDGIKQEEILYDWDKEEQEVWMKENLAISKTLRSEDAVKHIEKARRMKWQRQFLVLGEVGSAYDLAASAATTSEAPPVLLLDESDKFGPSIEDALLMPLERGVIYIPRFEEGFVGISDWKFRPIVITTSNDLRHRLSSPFISRHIFTRFETPGLIKELEILSARNQRASSAQLALSIKLLDAVRGIAGMEDHPSLRESIDITGAFIRNSVEDLNTQILSRLFCYFVKDSSAQELLSLQLDYLLAMTNSFHPEVDGWLASRDPRWATRWPQIGS, encoded by the coding sequence ATGATCCCACATGATCCGAGTCGCCCTCAAATCAATCCGCGAGAGATCGTATTGAATGGACGAGAATCCGTGCTTCACGAGCTTATTTCAAAAACCGGTTATATTCCGGACGACCGCATTTTTTCAGATTTTTGCGAAAGCCTCAAGTCAGGCAGGGCGTGGCTTATCTCCGGGACTCGCGGCAGTGGAAAAACGGCATTCCCCGAGGCTCTTGCCGAATGCTGCAATCTTTCAATGTGTGTTGTTGCCGGCCGTGACGGTATCAAGCAGGAAGAAATCCTCTATGACTGGGACAAAGAAGAGCAGGAAGTCTGGATGAAAGAAAACCTTGCAATATCAAAAACACTACGTTCGGAAGATGCTGTTAAGCATATTGAGAAAGCCCGGCGAATGAAATGGCAGCGGCAATTCCTCGTTTTGGGTGAAGTCGGGAGTGCCTATGATCTTGCTGCTTCGGCGGCCACAACATCTGAAGCTCCTCCTGTTCTTCTTTTGGATGAAAGTGACAAGTTCGGCCCAAGTATTGAGGACGCGCTGCTCATGCCGCTGGAACGCGGGGTGATTTATATTCCGCGTTTTGAAGAAGGCTTTGTCGGGATCAGTGATTGGAAATTCCGTCCAATAGTTATTACAACTTCAAATGATCTTCGGCATCGCTTGAGCTCTCCGTTTATTTCACGACATATTTTCACAAGGTTTGAGACACCTGGTCTTATAAAAGAGCTTGAAATACTATCCGCAAGAAATCAACGAGCTTCATCCGCGCAGCTGGCTCTCTCTATTAAGTTGCTCGACGCGGTTCGCGGCATCGCCGGTATGGAGGATCATCCCAGTCTTCGGGAATCAATTGATATCACCGGTGCTTTCATTCGCAATTCAGTTGAGGACCTAAATACCCAAATCTTATCTCGCCTTTTTTGTTACTTCGTCAAAGATAGTTCCGCTCAGGAACTTTTATCGTTGCAGCTTGATTATTTGCTGGCAATGACAAATTCATTTCATCCGGAAGTTGACGGCTGGCTTGCATCCCGAGATCCACGCTGGGCAACGCGCTGGCCGCAGATTGGCTCGTGA
- a CDS encoding type IV secretory system conjugative DNA transfer family protein produces MLYRQQIEKFDLAYGIPRKANEQYLPAYQAFWHWTADVGRGFFFFVLGLMGAFLSLLAGLLLDVTGLITLVFWAMALLCLAGSLLDAYSLLWAYRIRRMSTAHGSARWARASDLIRCGLMNKIRGLPIPSNAMPMARAFGGRDIYLPQNQWLRHFVMFGPTGSGKSKTFFISMLRAILNGSSCLVYDPKGELCEQTALSARRIFRLDLNDPAKSDRWNFIPKCRNDPAFACQIAGMMIGVESRRRTNADPFWGDAEQIALTAILLHIAEVYREKAIPAFAADFLLSLGEDNNGAFEKAMSNSPSFYAKQAYLAFRQAPPQTRGSILIGLYNKLRPFTLAPARMVTTTPSDEEKNAGCGLIDFSDLRRSGTAVYLVISEGASDIYKEFIATFLGQAVMEMRLDGINDPKHPCFVLIDEAYQLNVSEVKRISGIGRGRGVGLGLGYQDLPQMYDQYGRERANAILGTVMTKIFLPGLDDVTAEYASKQLGDTTIFSKTFQDFPGKKNDNTRYAEQKRSLMLSSEIRQIAAHHEVLIVNDTAPPIRAAYLPFAVQTESYIAKPRTKPRAIYLGEIDAVFDLNDTSLASKNGSRKAELRGLVTQAVGQVLSDEKMLQIIAKDQNPDETFDELREENALDDLVDDVRDRFPEYADQSRMFIAQTSF; encoded by the coding sequence ATGCTATATCGTCAGCAAATCGAAAAATTTGACCTAGCCTACGGAATACCGCGTAAGGCGAACGAACAGTACCTTCCGGCATATCAGGCGTTCTGGCACTGGACGGCAGATGTTGGACGCGGCTTCTTCTTTTTCGTACTCGGACTTATGGGAGCATTCCTAAGTTTATTGGCGGGTTTGCTGCTGGATGTAACGGGATTGATCACTCTCGTCTTTTGGGCTATGGCACTCCTCTGTTTGGCAGGCTCTCTTCTTGACGCATATTCACTGCTTTGGGCTTACCGGATCAGACGAATGAGTACGGCTCACGGCTCGGCAAGATGGGCGCGAGCTTCGGACTTGATCCGGTGCGGCCTCATGAACAAGATACGCGGTCTTCCCATTCCATCCAATGCAATGCCGATGGCAAGGGCATTCGGCGGTCGTGATATCTATCTCCCTCAAAACCAGTGGCTTCGACATTTTGTCATGTTCGGGCCGACCGGATCGGGCAAGTCAAAGACATTTTTCATTTCAATGCTTCGGGCCATCCTCAATGGATCTTCCTGCTTGGTCTACGACCCCAAAGGCGAACTTTGCGAGCAGACCGCTCTCTCCGCAAGGCGTATATTCCGTCTTGACCTGAACGATCCGGCCAAAAGCGATCGCTGGAATTTCATCCCCAAATGCCGCAATGATCCTGCTTTTGCCTGTCAGATTGCCGGAATGATGATCGGTGTCGAGAGCCGTCGCCGAACTAACGCAGATCCATTTTGGGGTGATGCTGAGCAGATCGCTTTAACGGCGATTCTTTTGCATATCGCCGAGGTGTATCGTGAGAAAGCGATTCCGGCTTTTGCCGCCGATTTCCTGCTCTCGCTCGGTGAAGACAATAACGGAGCCTTTGAGAAGGCGATGAGCAATTCGCCAAGCTTCTACGCAAAACAGGCCTATCTTGCCTTTCGCCAGGCCCCGCCGCAAACGCGCGGCTCCATACTGATCGGACTCTACAACAAGCTTCGTCCGTTTACGCTCGCACCGGCACGCATGGTAACGACAACTCCATCCGACGAGGAAAAGAATGCGGGCTGTGGATTGATCGATTTTTCCGACCTTAGAAGATCAGGGACGGCGGTCTATCTGGTTATCTCGGAAGGAGCCTCGGATATCTACAAGGAATTCATTGCGACATTTCTGGGTCAGGCCGTTATGGAAATGAGACTTGATGGCATTAACGACCCCAAACATCCTTGTTTCGTTCTAATCGATGAAGCCTATCAGCTCAATGTATCTGAGGTTAAGAGAATATCCGGGATCGGACGTGGGCGAGGTGTCGGGCTTGGGCTCGGGTATCAGGATCTTCCACAAATGTATGACCAATACGGTCGTGAACGTGCAAACGCAATTCTTGGCACCGTTATGACAAAGATATTTTTGCCGGGTCTTGACGATGTGACGGCCGAATACGCGTCAAAGCAGCTTGGCGATACAACCATATTTTCTAAGACATTTCAGGATTTCCCCGGCAAGAAGAACGACAACACCCGATATGCAGAACAGAAGCGATCGTTGATGCTTTCGTCAGAGATACGACAGATCGCTGCTCATCACGAAGTCCTGATAGTAAACGATACAGCTCCGCCTATCCGGGCCGCCTATCTTCCTTTTGCCGTTCAAACGGAATCATACATTGCAAAACCTCGTACCAAGCCTCGTGCGATCTATCTCGGCGAAATTGACGCAGTATTTGATTTGAACGACACGTCACTTGCATCTAAAAATGGCTCGCGCAAAGCCGAACTGCGAGGGTTGGTAACTCAGGCAGTAGGACAAGTCCTTAGTGACGAAAAGATGCTTCAAATTATCGCGAAGGATCAGAATCCGGACGAAACCTTTGATGAATTACGAGAAGAGAATGCTCTTGATGACTTGGTCGATGACGTGCGGGATCGTTTTCCCGAGTACGCAGATCAATCACGGATGTTCATTGCCCAAACTTCCTTTTGA